The nucleotide window ATTTTGACCCCGGGATGAGACAGAACATAAGCATTGAAAAACTTGCAAAACTTTGGCGTAAATACGGTGTAAATAAGATCTATGCAGGGGGCTGGCACTTCTACGACAAATATGCTTATGATTATGAGCGCTTAATAAGGGTCTGCCATCAAAACGGGATACTTGTCTATTGCTGGCTGGAACCTCCTATGGTAAACCAGAAATTTTGGAATAAGTATCCGCAGTGGAGAGAAAAAACAGCGCTCTTAAAAGACGCTAAAGTCTCCTGGCGTTTTCTTATGAACCTGGCAGACCAGAAATGCAGGCAAAAAGTATTTTCAGAAATAGCTTCTTTACTGTCCAAATATGAATGGGACGGCGTAAATCTAGCCGAGCTGTATTTTGAGTCTTCCTCAGGCCCCGAACAACCGCAAAACTTTACTCCGATGAACGATACCATAAGAAAAGAATTCAAAATAAGATACGGGTTTGACCCTGTCGACTTGTTCAATACCGAGAGCCAGCATTACTGGAAGACAAATAAAGAAGACTGGGAAAAATTCGTAGTTTTCAGGATAAACCTTTGTAACAAGCTGAAAATATACTTTCTTGACATGTTAAGGGATGTAAAGCAAAAAAAATCCGATTTTGAAATAATGATGACTGTTATTGACACCACCTTGATGCCTTCTCTTACGGAAAAAATAGCAGAGGATATGGACGAATTGTTCAGGATGCAGAGAAAATATAAGATCACTGTCCAGATAGAGGATGCATCGTTCTTCTGGAGCGGGAAACCGGAAAGGTATTCAAACCTGGGAGAATATTACCGGAAGTTCATAAAAGAAAAGAACCGTCTGGTGCTTGACTGCAACGTATTAGAGAACCACAAGAAAGGGTTAGGGGATATACCCTGCGAAAAACCGACAGGGGAAGAGATGCGGCATATCGCATACAATATGGCTGCAAGCGGCTGCAGGCCGGCCTTTTATTCCGAAGAAACGATATATGAAAATGATTATAGCAACATCACAGCAACGCTTGCCCATGAGACTAAGATAAAATCAGAGACTGATACCCAGTGGAGGATACAGTCGCCTAACATGGTGAGTTTACATACCGGAAAGAAGAACCTGATGACACAGCTGGACGGAGAATTGTGGTTCGCTATCGACGGTGAAAATGTTATAATTCCTGCAGGGGACCACACTCTTAATTTTTTATCAGAGTCGCGTTATTTTGACATGTCAAAGCTAAAACCCAGGCTGAGCTATATTTCAAGCGAATTGAAGTGGGCTACTTTTTTCAATAACCTTATAGAATTTTCCTATTCAGGAGATGATGTACCCTGCTGGGTAGAGATAAGCAAGCGCCCGAATAAAATACTTATTGACGGTAACAAATATTCTTATACAGCTTTTAAAAGCGATAATGGTTTTACCTTGCGCTTACCCAGCGGGGACCATGTGGCAAAGATATCGGTCGGAGGCGGGTTGTCGGACCTGGTGGAAAGCTCAGGAGTTATCCTTCTTTCTATCATAATTATATTCGGGTTTTTTACCAGCGTTTTGTTCCTGGGGTTATTCATTATTATTCAAATAAAAAGGAAATTTACCCCGCCGCAAAGATAGCACCCGGCTCATGCCTGGGAGCAAATGTAAATGATGGCGGGATGTCACATATTAAAGGAGCCTTCGGCTCTTGCCGGAGGGATTCCAAAAATGATAGTTGAGGTTTTGCTGGAGCTCATTTACCTGCTTTGCGTGGCTGTAATATGGCTGATGCTCCTTTATCAGGGGGTTCTTACTTTTGCGGGTTATCTTTATTCCAGGAAAAGGATCAAGGCGATGCATATCAAACATGCTGACATGCCTATGGTCACTATCCTTATCCCTGCAAGAAATGAAGAAAAAGTGATAGCCGAAACAGTGCGCTGCCTGTGCGGCCTCAAATACCCTGCAGATAAATTTGAAATAATCGTAATCAACGATGCTTCGACTGATAAAACAGCAGAGATCCTGTTTTCAATAAAAGATAAGAGATTAAAAGTGCTGAATGTTCCTGCAGAAAACAGCGGAAAAGGAAAAGCAAGCGTGCTTAATTTCGGGGTCACCAAAGCTTCGGGTGATATAATCGCTGTGTATGATGCGGATAACCGCCCGGAGGCAAGTGCGCTTTCTCTTTTGGTGCACGAACTTCTTGTAAATTCGGGTTTTGTAGCAGCTATTGGAAAGTTTCGTACTATAAATAAAAATAAAACATTCCTTACACGTTTTATTAATATCGAATCCCAGTCTTTCCAGTGGATACTTCAGGCAGGCAGGTCATTCCTTTTTGATATAGCGATCCTGCCGGGCACAAATTTTGTAATATGGAAAAAAACGCTTATGGAACTGGGAGGATGGGACGCAGCGGCCTTGACGGAAGATGCGGAACTTTCGGAAAGGATATATAAATCAGGCGGAAAGATAAAGTTTGTACCGCATGCCATCACCTGGGAACAGGAGCCGGAAAAGGTAAAAGTGTGGCTGAAACAAAGGGAAAGATGGGTAAGAGGCAATAACTATGTCCTTAAAAAAGTCTTATTTGATTTTCTTGACTTTAAAGACAAAGCCATAGGCCTTGAGTTTTTGATATTTACATCGATGTACTATATCTTCTTCTTTGCGATGGTATTATCCGATATATTCTTTGTTTTGGGGCTCTTAAATATAATAGCAATAAAGATAGAAGGGCCGTTTCTTGAGGTCTGGATAGTGGCGTATATGCTGTTTGTAAGCGAAATAGTCCTGACACTTTCAAGGGAACCGAACGAAGACAGCGCTAAAAACATATTTTACGTGATACTAATGTATTTTACTTACTGCCAGTTATGGATAATAGTGGTCTTTTCCGCATTCATAAAAGATTTTATCAAAAAGGAAAAGATGCTCTGGTATAAAACAGAACGCACAATCTCCTAAATATGGTTTAGAATAACTCATAGTATTTTTTTTACCTTTTTCCCAAGCTTTACCTATCCTTTAATAAATCTGGAGTTCAATATGAACATGTTTTGTTATCAATGCCAGGAGACCGGCAACGGGAAAGGCTGTACCGCCCTGGGGATGTGCGGCAAGACAGATGAAACCGCAAACCTTCAGGACCTCCTTATATACACCCTTAAAGGCCTGGCTTTCTATGCAAGGTTTATATTTTCCTCAGGAAAACCTTTCAATCTGGAGTTAAAAAGAAAAACGGGCGTTATAATAACAGAGTCGCTTTTTGCGACCATAACGAACACTAATTTTGACCCTTCAAGGATACTTTCATATACTGAGCGTGCTTTAAGGCACAGGGAAGCCTTGCACAAGGAATATTTAAAGGCAGTTGATGCGCCATCTCCCGTCCCGGGGACGGGGGC belongs to Candidatus Liberimonas magnetica and includes:
- a CDS encoding glycosyltransferase gives rise to the protein MMAGCHILKEPSALAGGIPKMIVEVLLELIYLLCVAVIWLMLLYQGVLTFAGYLYSRKRIKAMHIKHADMPMVTILIPARNEEKVIAETVRCLCGLKYPADKFEIIVINDASTDKTAEILFSIKDKRLKVLNVPAENSGKGKASVLNFGVTKASGDIIAVYDADNRPEASALSLLVHELLVNSGFVAAIGKFRTINKNKTFLTRFINIESQSFQWILQAGRSFLFDIAILPGTNFVIWKKTLMELGGWDAAALTEDAELSERIYKSGGKIKFVPHAITWEQEPEKVKVWLKQRERWVRGNNYVLKKVLFDFLDFKDKAIGLEFLIFTSMYYIFFFAMVLSDIFFVLGLLNIIAIKIEGPFLEVWIVAYMLFVSEIVLTLSREPNEDSAKNIFYVILMYFTYCQLWIIVVFSAFIKDFIKKEKMLWYKTERTIS